The following is a genomic window from Streptomyces chrestomyceticus JCM 4735.
TTCCCGGGCAGCGAGGCACGTACCACGATAGCGGCCGAAGCGGCCCGCCGGAGGGGGTCTTGACCGAAAAGGGGGGATGGCCACGCACCTGTACTGGGGCGTGGTCCACCGGCATATGCCCAGGTCATTCCGGGTCGTGGCGGAGACCGGGTACGCCGCCCGGCGGGCGTCCGGAACGCGGCCGCCGGCCGCTCCCGGGCGCCCGCGCGGGGCGGCCCGTGCCGTCAGAGGACCGCGCTCAGGAACTCCCGGGTGCGGTCGTTCTCCGGTTCGCTGAAGATCTTCTCCGGCGTCCCGAACTCGATCACCCGTCCCTGGTCGAACATCATCACGCAGTCGGATATGTCCCGCGCGAAGTTCATCTCGTGGGTCACGCAGAGCATGGTGATGTCGGTGGTGTGCGCGATGTCGCGCAGCACGTCCAGCACACCGGCCACCAGCTCCGGGTCGAGCGCGCTGGTCACCTCGTCCAGCAGCAGCACCTGTGGCCGCATGGACAGGGCGCGCGCTATGGCGACCCGCTGCTGCTGGCCGCCGGAGAGCTGCGACGGGTACTTGTCGATGTGCTGGGTCAGGCCCACCAGGTCCAGCAGCCCGCGGGCCCGCTCCTCGGCGGCGTCCTTGCTCAGGCCCAGCACGTGCACCGGCGCCTCGGTGATGTTGCGCAGCACCTTCATGTTGGGGAAGAGGTTGAACTGCTGGAAGACCATCCCGATGTTCTTGCGGACCTCCCGGCAGTGCTTCTCGCTCGCCGGCACGAGCCTGCCGTTCTTCTCCTCGTGGGTCAGGTACGCGTCACCGACCTTGATCTTCCCTTCCTCCGGCTTCAGCAGCGTCATCAGCAGCCGCAGGATCGTGGTCTTGCCGGACCCGGACGGGCCGATCAGCGTCACGTGCTTGCCGGCGTAGACCGTCATGTCCAGCGAGTCCAGGACGGTGTGCGCGCCGAAACGCTTGGTGACCCGGTCGAAGCGGACCAGCTCGGGGCCGTCCTCCGCGGTGCCGACC
Proteins encoded in this region:
- the ehuA gene encoding ectoine/hydroxyectoine ABC transporter ATP-binding protein EhuA; translated protein: MSDDSTPTQSAQPAPPTVGTAEDGPELVRFDRVTKRFGAHTVLDSLDMTVYAGKHVTLIGPSGSGKTTILRLLMTLLKPEEGKIKVGDAYLTHEEKNGRLVPASEKHCREVRKNIGMVFQQFNLFPNMKVLRNITEAPVHVLGLSKDAAEERARGLLDLVGLTQHIDKYPSQLSGGQQQRVAIARALSMRPQVLLLDEVTSALDPELVAGVLDVLRDIAHTTDITMLCVTHEMNFARDISDCVMMFDQGRVIEFGTPEKIFSEPENDRTREFLSAVL